In the Trichoderma atroviride chromosome 4, complete sequence genome, GTCCCCACACAGCAGCTGTACTCATCCGCACCCCTTCCCGTTGCACCAGCCCCTGGTCAGCGACCCGTGTTTGCCCCTGCTGGTGTAGATGACGAGCATATTCTGCTTGCTGGTGACCGTGCTGCCGTGCAAAGAGCTCGAGCTGAGATTGAACGCCGTGCCGCTGAGTTGCAGAGGCAGCTGGAAGCCGAGCAGCTTTCTATCCAAAGAGGCAGGCATCAGTTCATTATTGGTCAGCGCGGTATTCCCTTGGAGAACTTCTTCAACGAGACTGGCTGTGCCATCCTGTTCCCtcaggaagaagacgatgacatGATCACCGTCGTTGGACCTCCCTCCCAGGTGCAGGCCGGTCTGGAGAGAGCCATGGACCTCGCCATGGGTATGCAAATGTCAAACATTGACATTTCGAGATCTCACCGCAATGCTCCTGGCGGAGCCGCCGCTCACGCTGCCAACATCACCAGATACCTTCGCCAGCGCAGAGAGATTGAGCGTCTCGAGAAGGCCTACAACACTCACATCAACACCCCATTCTCTCAGGACGGCGCCCTGCCTTGGGAGCTGTACTCCCGTGAGGGTAAAAACGCCATCCGTGCGCAATCGGAGATTACCGCCATTCTCAACGGACACCCGCCGTCGCGTATGCAGACTGTCCCTGTTGACCCCTTCTTCCATCAACATCTGCGCAGCGATATCACGCCTAAAATCAAGAAGGATTTTGGTGTCCATGTCGTTGTACCAGAGGCTTCAGAGGCCAATCTCCCGGtgctcctcgtcttcgaGGGCCCCGACCCTGCCGAGGGCGCTTACCAGCCTCCTCGTGCCAAGCCTACAGATGCTGAGGCTCGCGCGTTTAAGAAGGCCCTGGATGACGCCCAAAAGCATATCCTTagcctcatcaacaaccaaGAAGAGCTCAGCAGCGAGGCTCTCGACGTTCCCGCCAAGTTCCACGAGAAGCTGCGCCGCTTCATTAAGAAGGAGCAGGAGAGCCGCTCGGAAGCTCAGATCCCCGTCAGAGTGACCAAGATTGGTACTACCGTGACTCTACGAGGACCCAAGTCTGCTGTCGAATCCCTTgccagcaaggccaatgCCTTTATTGAGCAGGAGAAGATTGACGAGAAGGAGCGTGGTTACACCTTGTCTTTTGACTTCCCTCAGAAGTTTGCTAACCACCTCATCGGCAAGGGTGGCAGCAACATCAAGGAGCTTCGTGACCGATTTGACGTCGAGATCCAAGTTCAAGACGGCAAAGTGGAGCTCAAGGGACCtcaggccaaggccgagaaggcTCGCACCTACATCCAGAACCTTAGCCGCACCTTGGCGGACGAGACCACCCATACTCTCAAGATCGACCCCAAGTACCACCGAGAGCTGATTGGTGCTGGGGGAAGCCAGATCAACCGCCTGCAGACTCGATACAAGGTTCTCATTTTCTTCCCCCGATCAGCCAAGGGCGGAGATGACCAGCCAAACGCGGATGCGGCAAGTGACGCCGGCAAGCCCCGCCGCCAGCAAGCTCCGGACGAAGTCATCATTCGTGGCCCCAAGAAGGGAGCCGATGAGGCTCGCGACGAGATCTTCTCTCTTCACAAGTACCTGGAGGAGCATTCCCACACAGCCACTATCGGTgtgcagcagaagcaggtcGGCTCCCTGATTGGCCAAGGCGGTGCGGCTTTGGATGAGCTTCGACAGTTGACCGGTGCTCGAATTGATGTTCCTGCTGACCGGGATACTGAAATTGTCGACATTGTCATCAAGGGAACTGCAAGTCAGGTTAAGAAGGCGAAGCAGATCCTTGAAGAGAAGCGGTCAGAGTTCGATGACACTGTTGTCCAGACGATTGAGGTGGACAAGAAGCATCACAGAGCCTTGATTGGAACAAGTGGtaagcttctttctctttgctaTCTGCCTACGATgaacaggaagaagaatttTGAGCTAACATGTATGATATAGGATCCGCTCTTCGTGAGATTGTTGTCGGAGCCGGCGGTTCTGATGACAGACGTGCACTTGCCCGAACTATTCAGTTCCCCAAGCAAGAAGCAGACGGCAATACTATCAAGGTGGAGGGTCGCACTCAAGTTGTTGAGAACATCATCAAGCGTATCCAGGAGATTGTAGCGGAGCGTGAAAGCCAGGTCACTGAGATTGTAGAAGTGCCCATCGACCAGCACCGAACTCTCATTGGACGAGGCGGAGATGCCAAGCGCCAGCTTGAGTCGCAGTTCAGCGTCTCCATTGACATTCCTCGCCAGGGTGACGGCAAGACGGGTGTTAAGGTTACTGGTCGACCAGAGAACGTTGCCTCGGCCAAGGAACACATTGCTGGCTtgatcaagcagcagcagggcgaGACGCTCCAGATCCCTCGCAACGCCCACCATGCCGTGTCCAACAATGGCCAGCTGTTCCGTCAGCTCCGCAACAACTACCAGGTGACGGTTGACCATGCCGGCCAGAGCATTCCTGCCAAGCCTACGCCGTCAGACAGGGCTGTTGAGGGTTCTCTGCCCCTGATTAccgatgatgccgatgcatCAGCCGATGTTCACTCTTGGAAGATTGTGAGCATTGACTCAGGCGAAGAGGGTGACATTCCGTGGAACCTGCGTGGAACTGCTGAAAAtatcgccaaagccaaagacatTGTCCAGAAGGCCCTGGagcaggccaaggccaatgaCTCTACAGGTTATCTTATCCTGCCCGATCCTCGAACTTACCGTTACGTCATTGGCCAAAACGGAAGCAAGGTCAAGTCGATCCGAAACCAGAGCAACTGCCAGATCCAAGTGCCGCGAGACCAAGCCAAGGATGAGGCCATTGAGATTACCGGCACTCGCGAGGGTGTggagaaggccaaggatcTGATTCTGGCTGCTGTCCGAGAGGGACAGAACAAGTCGAGAGAGTAGGCGAGTAGATGAGCAGCCTTGATGACATGTGTTTCTCTTAGAAAGCATAAAGCGAAGCGGGAGAGCATGTAAATATGGAGTAAGAGAAGTCTTGATCAAATGAGTCGAGATCTTACAAAGGGGGATGAGAAGATGACTTGTTTTTACAAAGTCCAACGTTATTTAACAAATAGGAAAATGCAATGTAGAAGGCATATGGGGTGTACAATCTTTAATTGGCAGATGATGCCGCGATGAAACTAGATTGAATCTTGATTTTACAAGTGATGGCCGTAGCAGGCCTCTTTACTAAAGTTTCTGCTCCATCAAtctttattttaaaaaatcgAAGgtggtttttgttttcattaTCAGCGTATATGCCTAGAGTTGCCTTGGTATCGCTGTCGTAGTGTAGGTAGCTAAAGGTGCGTGTATCAACGTTACTGAAACTACACGTCTGAACATATGAAATCATGGGGAAAAAACGGCATCATAAAAGTATGACTTCATGACTGCTGCTGAAGGTCCATGTACATGCGTCGGTCTCATAATTGCACCGTCCGTCCCTACTAATTGATGTCCCGGCACCCATTAGCAGCGGATTGTAGTCGAACAATAGCGGCGGGGTGAGCCCAATGCAAGGGGGGGCCCCAaattgggaaaaaaaagccacccAGCCGCGCCACCAACTCGAAGCAACTTCAGCCAGTAAACACCAACTTGGACTAATCCAACTCCCTTATTCAAACCTCCCTCCCGTACTCGTATTGCCAAAAGCGCAAAGCGTTCTTTTGTGGCTTTTGCCAAAATTACGAAAAGCTGTTTCCGAGCGAACATTCCGCCATTTTACTTTCTTTCGCAAAGCTGTGCTAGCTGAAGTTGACAGTGACACCTCCAAGcgggctctttttttctttttctttttgcgaTTTTGAATTGGCGGGcgcttgtctcttttttcttcccttttttttctttcttgtgcCTGGCCTGGggaacacacacacacacacacacgaTAGAATGACGATCGAGGCTCCTCTTCCcgatgctgcagcaggaTCGGCAGTAGCGCCGTGGGAAACAGTCGCGCCAGAGGAGCAGCTCTTTGTCCTGATTACGGGCGCAAACAGGTATAGTATTACATCTTTGCTACATAGCGGGCCGCGATTCCATTCGCCCGTCGTTTGATTCGtggaaaagaacaaagatgCTAACTGGCTCGCCACGAGATACAGCGGCATCGGTCTCGGTACAGGACAGCGCCTCATTGACGACTTTTTCGCGACGCGCTCGCTGACGGCGCACCTGATTCTCATCCCGACGACGCGGTCCGCCTCCAAATCCCTGGCGGCCATTTCGGCCCTGCGAGCTCACGCCTTGTACGCGGCCAAGACCTCGACGGCGCTGCGAGCCCGATATGACGGCGAAAAGGAGGAGTACAACTGGCAGGACGCCGTGCGGCGCATCCACGTGCTGAGCCTGACGCTGGACCTGTGCGACCTGCGCGGCGTGTATGCCTTTGCCGAGACGCTGTGTCGCGGGCGCGTGAGCAATCCGCAAGGGCTGGAGGGCGAGTATCTGCGGGACGTGAG is a window encoding:
- a CDS encoding uncharacterized protein (EggNog:ENOG41~BUSCO:EOG092D0643) — encoded protein: MASEETVAAGLANAGEESVAQRLQQHHVTVEDVPDADLPTQPIEDASASGSAPTVKAAGKPKQAALDTQSHELFPELGAPKGKSPSVAPIWGAKSNANGGSNGVSRSSTPASGTSTPSAQAPTPSMAIPGRRVETYTLAPTHVRPRSELRRPIPDILKDINRKSRANITMTQSPNGHLKFIATGPQEAAQQALKDLVGQIGTKVSIKVPIPQSSRAFIIGKGGATIKSLQEKTGAKIQLPKSDESQPVDDEDGEAEVDVIVEGHALAAAYARDEILKIVGERSANTQTKVRGIPAAFYPFIAGPGNSLAQALEEANGVQVRVPTQQLYSSAPLPVAPAPGQRPVFAPAGVDDEHILLAGDRAAVQRARAEIERRAAELQRQLEAEQLSIQRGRHQFIIGQRGIPLENFFNETGCAILFPQEEDDDMITVVGPPSQVQAGLERAMDLAMGMQMSNIDISRSHRNAPGGAAAHAANITRYLRQRREIERLEKAYNTHINTPFSQDGALPWELYSREGKNAIRAQSEITAILNGHPPSRMQTVPVDPFFHQHLRSDITPKIKKDFGVHVVVPEASEANLPVLLVFEGPDPAEGAYQPPRAKPTDAEARAFKKALDDAQKHILSLINNQEELSSEALDVPAKFHEKLRRFIKKEQESRSEAQIPVRVTKIGTTVTLRGPKSAVESLASKANAFIEQEKIDEKERGYTLSFDFPQKFANHLIGKGGSNIKELRDRFDVEIQVQDGKVELKGPQAKAEKARTYIQNLSRTLADETTHTLKIDPKYHRELIGAGGSQINRLQTRYKVLIFFPRSAKGGDDQPNADAASDAGKPRRQQAPDEVIIRGPKKGADEARDEIFSLHKYLEEHSHTATIGVQQKQVGSLIGQGGAALDELRQLTGARIDVPADRDTEIVDIVIKGTASQVKKAKQILEEKRSEFDDTVVQTIEVDKKHHRALIGTSGSALREIVVGAGGSDDRRALARTIQFPKQEADGNTIKVEGRTQVVENIIKRIQEIVAERESQVTEIVEVPIDQHRTLIGRGGDAKRQLESQFSVSIDIPRQGDGKTGVKVTGRPENVASAKEHIAGLIKQQQGETLQIPRNAHHAVSNNGQLFRQLRNNYQVTVDHAGQSIPAKPTPSDRAVEGSLPLITDDADASADVHSWKIVSIDSGEEGDIPWNLRGTAENIAKAKDIVQKALEQAKANDSTGYLILPDPRTYRYVIGQNGSKVKSIRNQSNCQIQVPRDQAKDEAIEITGTREGVEKAKDLILAAVREGQNKSRE